A window of the Bacillus andreraoultii genome harbors these coding sequences:
- a CDS encoding ATP-binding protein codes for MTEDGLEILNATSNCPYGKCDGSGLMHLVNKDKTEFARTCDCIVTRHYQRKIQSAKIPDEYKNVSVNSFDTNIYVNQRDKQKALYAKRVAIKYVEMFTDMKDKGKGLFLYSNTKGSGKTHLAISITNALIKKYDVESLYISSVNLLNEVKKTFQEKSENGTYELVNTFKRVPLLVIDDLGVENVTRWSEEMLTQILDERLGFKRPTIITSNFSFEELSREYPAGRVGSRIEKMTFPIPMPEESVRLLKAQQENEELARLFFK; via the coding sequence TTGACGGAGGATGGACTAGAAATCTTGAATGCGACTTCTAATTGTCCATATGGTAAATGCGACGGAAGTGGGTTAATGCATCTTGTTAATAAAGATAAAACAGAATTTGCAAGAACTTGTGATTGTATTGTTACAAGACATTATCAACGAAAAATTCAATCAGCAAAGATACCTGATGAATATAAAAATGTCTCTGTTAATTCATTTGATACTAATATTTATGTGAATCAACGAGATAAACAAAAAGCTTTATATGCTAAAAGAGTCGCTATAAAATATGTTGAAATGTTTACGGATATGAAAGATAAAGGAAAAGGTTTGTTCTTATATAGCAATACAAAAGGGTCTGGAAAAACCCATTTAGCTATCAGCATAACAAATGCATTAATAAAAAAGTATGATGTAGAATCATTATATATTTCTTCTGTTAATTTGCTTAATGAAGTAAAGAAAACCTTTCAGGAAAAATCAGAGAATGGAACATACGAGCTGGTTAATACATTTAAGCGTGTCCCATTATTAGTTATTGATGACCTTGGTGTAGAAAACGTAACACGTTGGTCAGAGGAAATGTTGACACAAATTCTTGATGAGAGACTGGGATTTAAAAGACCGACAATTATAACATCTAATTTTAGTTTCGAAGAATTATCAAGGGAATATCCAGCAGGACGCGTAGGTAGCAGAATTGAAAAGATGACATTTCCAATTCCAATGCCTGAAGAAAGTGTTCGTTTACTTAAAGCCCAGCAGGAGAATGAAGAACTTGCAAGACTATTTTTTAAATAA
- a CDS encoding helix-turn-helix domain-containing protein, which yields MNSKEFGQYLRTLRKAKRLTIDELAAELGVSNAYISQIETGKKGIPSPELLKQFHMALDVTYEHLMEKAGYVDASLPLSQDLYSLFKDNQALYYRGIRLTPNQQRLLKDLLEEFISSSIDT from the coding sequence TTGAATTCAAAAGAATTTGGTCAATATTTACGTACTCTGAGAAAAGCTAAGCGACTTACTATTGATGAATTAGCTGCTGAATTAGGTGTCAGCAATGCTTATATTTCTCAAATTGAAACTGGAAAAAAGGGAATACCTTCTCCAGAATTATTAAAACAATTTCATATGGCACTTGATGTAACGTATGAACACTTGATGGAAAAAGCGGGTTATGTGGATGCATCTTTGCCTCTGTCTCAAGATTTATATAGTTTATTTAAAGATAATCAAGCCCTTTACTACAGAGGTATCAGACTCACTCCAAATCAGCAACGATTATTAAAAGATCTTCTGGAAGAATTTATTTCATCTTCTATAGACACATAA
- a CDS encoding site-specific integrase, producing the protein MGENENYIDPFVHYLYEEAKDEKTITAYRTTVTHFLKWKEEIYGDYNIDETRPIDIKEYTSYLKHQCKRKPATINKYIAALKVFLLFYLIKVWLRTIR; encoded by the coding sequence ATGGGAGAGAATGAAAACTATATTGATCCATTTGTTCATTATTTATATGAAGAAGCGAAAGACGAAAAGACGATTACTGCTTACCGTACAACAGTTACACATTTTCTGAAATGGAAAGAAGAGATTTACGGGGACTATAATATTGATGAAACACGTCCCATTGATATAAAAGAATATACTAGCTATTTAAAACATCAATGCAAACGGAAACCAGCAACCATAAATAAATATATTGCTGCATTAAAGGTTTTTTTGCTTTTTTATTTGATCAAGGTCTGGTTAAGGACAATCCGATGA